A single region of the Halorussus gelatinilyticus genome encodes:
- a CDS encoding MATE family efflux transporter: MVNVSRDEITGGSLVRSLLFLAAPLVMQNFVQVAQQVVDTFWVGRLGENAVAAVGVNFPVIALIFSVTMVVNTGTQVVVSQRAGGDDDAGGRKMAFHGVTLALFLGISCAILMAVGAETIIGLLLSGEGVTALATTYLATYMFGFPFAMTSDAIESAFVGWGDSRAALYINVTAVLVNIGLDPFLILGWGPFAEMGVRGAALATAVGYAAGLLLGLGMILRGRDGLTFTDRAVGFDVAEYREILEVGVPSGAQHAVSQLVRILIIALVSAVGGAAALAAYTIGARVASVAFIPAQGLAGAAQSIVGQNLGANNPGRARRTTWLGAGVAAVGLTFAGVVQWFVPELLAGLFVADVSPVALKMTVDYLKILVLSYWAIGAWYLFNAGFNGARRTKVSMVAGLLKYWAIRLPIAAVGVFWLGYEVYAVFWAVTISNVVSTVGVGLYYYYTTNDGMLQRAAEKATASAE, encoded by the coding sequence ATGGTGAACGTATCACGAGACGAAATCACTGGCGGCTCGCTCGTGCGGTCGCTGCTCTTCCTCGCGGCACCGTTAGTGATGCAGAACTTCGTGCAGGTCGCCCAACAGGTCGTCGACACGTTCTGGGTCGGGCGACTCGGCGAGAACGCGGTCGCCGCCGTCGGCGTCAACTTCCCCGTCATCGCACTCATCTTCAGCGTGACGATGGTCGTCAACACGGGGACGCAGGTCGTCGTCTCCCAGCGCGCCGGCGGCGACGACGACGCGGGCGGTCGCAAGATGGCGTTTCACGGCGTGACGCTCGCACTCTTCTTGGGCATCTCCTGTGCCATCCTCATGGCCGTCGGCGCGGAGACCATCATCGGACTCCTGTTGAGCGGCGAGGGAGTAACCGCGCTGGCGACCACGTACCTCGCGACGTACATGTTCGGCTTCCCGTTCGCGATGACGAGCGACGCGATAGAGAGCGCGTTCGTCGGGTGGGGCGACTCGCGGGCCGCGCTCTACATCAACGTCACCGCGGTCCTCGTCAACATCGGTCTCGACCCCTTTCTCATCCTCGGGTGGGGACCGTTCGCCGAGATGGGCGTCCGGGGCGCGGCGCTGGCGACCGCGGTCGGCTACGCCGCCGGACTCCTGCTCGGACTCGGGATGATTCTCCGGGGTCGTGACGGACTCACCTTCACCGACCGCGCCGTCGGTTTCGACGTGGCGGAGTACCGCGAAATCCTCGAAGTCGGCGTCCCCTCCGGCGCACAGCACGCGGTGAGCCAACTCGTCCGCATCCTCATCATCGCGCTGGTCTCGGCGGTCGGCGGCGCGGCGGCGCTCGCGGCCTACACCATCGGCGCACGAGTCGCCAGCGTGGCGTTCATCCCGGCGCAGGGACTCGCGGGCGCGGCCCAGAGCATCGTCGGCCAGAACCTCGGGGCGAACAACCCCGGTCGCGCCCGGCGGACGACGTGGCTCGGCGCGGGCGTCGCGGCGGTCGGACTCACGTTCGCGGGCGTCGTCCAGTGGTTCGTGCCCGAACTTCTCGCCGGCCTCTTCGTCGCCGACGTGAGTCCGGTGGCCTTGAAGATGACAGTCGATTACCTCAAGATTCTCGTCCTCAGTTACTGGGCCATCGGCGCGTGGTACCTGTTCAACGCCGGATTCAACGGCGCGCGCCGGACCAAGGTCAGCATGGTCGCGGGACTGCTGAAGTACTGGGCGATCCGGCTTCCCATCGCCGCGGTCGGCGTCTTCTGGCTCGGCTACGAGGTCTACGCGGTGTTCTGGGCGGTGACGATTTCGAACGTCGTCAGCACGGTCGGCGTCGGCCTCTACTACTACTACACGACTAACGACGGCATGCTGCAACGCGCCGCGGAGAAAGCGACCGCGAGCGCGGAGTAG
- a CDS encoding DEAD/DEAH box helicase has product MEVAEAVPDPEFAEVFPFEEFNDMQREVVDALLETDENVVASAPTASGKTALAEMAICRTLEAGGTALFVAPMRALTNEKESEWERFEELGYSVYVVTGERDLNPRRAERADILVMTPEKTDSATRKHDSRRYAFIRDVDCVVIDEVHLLDSEKRGSVLEVTVSRLRRLTGPRVVALSATMPNVEDVADWLDAPPETTFEFGDEYRPVDLNSGVKTYTHGDNSFADKYRRLYRALDLAEPHIRDDGQALVFVSSRQDTVQAAKKARDEIGERDIPMGARGDYDFHNDAQELQNDTLRKSVLDGVAFHHAGLSKGDKDRVEEWFKQGKIQLLFSTSTLAWGVNLPARCVVLRDTKLHDPLEGEVDMSPLDILQMLGRAGRPEYDDVGYGWVVCDHSEADKYRRLLREGKEIESRLAEGPDSGDSGSRRSSSGGDLDAHLNAEIAMGTIRDLGDVIDWLETTFYYVRAKSNPDAYGLDDLQADLRTRVREALERLDSRGFVDIGDDLSVSATPLGRLASKFYLRLDTAGEFHDLARREEIETGDVLRTVADAAEFDSVSARQSEREAVDSVLVGQDAGELEPGARKVLAILRSTMTGTTPGELRSDAWVITQNALRLLAALRAFLERFDRPRAANLARRIEARIEHGVSSDAVGLTAIDGVGSGRASKLAKEGIAAPADVREAGEDGLVDAGLSAGVAEAVLESASDLPRISVSWGAFPDAIARGENDMREVTVRNAGDGTQVGIRVTVNGVEMTETTTYLDGETTVPVGVFGGTDDEMEYVVEVAFPELPLLPVTDSRTVGVE; this is encoded by the coding sequence ATGGAAGTCGCCGAGGCAGTCCCCGACCCCGAGTTCGCCGAGGTGTTCCCGTTCGAGGAGTTCAACGACATGCAACGCGAAGTCGTGGACGCGCTCCTCGAAACCGACGAGAACGTGGTGGCGAGCGCGCCGACCGCCAGCGGGAAGACCGCGCTGGCGGAGATGGCCATCTGCCGGACCTTGGAAGCCGGGGGAACCGCGCTGTTCGTCGCGCCGATGCGAGCGCTGACCAACGAGAAGGAGAGCGAGTGGGAGCGCTTCGAGGAGTTGGGCTACTCCGTCTACGTCGTCACGGGCGAGCGCGACCTGAACCCCCGCCGGGCCGAGCGCGCAGACATCCTCGTGATGACTCCCGAGAAGACCGACTCGGCGACCAGAAAGCACGACTCGCGCCGGTACGCCTTCATCCGGGACGTGGACTGCGTGGTCATCGACGAGGTCCACCTGCTCGACTCCGAGAAGCGCGGGAGCGTCCTCGAAGTCACGGTCTCGCGGCTCCGACGACTCACCGGCCCCCGCGTCGTCGCGCTCTCGGCGACGATGCCCAACGTCGAAGACGTGGCCGACTGGCTCGACGCGCCGCCCGAGACCACCTTCGAGTTCGGCGACGAGTACCGGCCGGTGGACCTCAACTCCGGCGTCAAGACCTACACCCACGGCGATAACTCCTTCGCGGACAAGTACCGGCGGCTCTACCGCGCGCTCGACCTCGCGGAACCCCACATCCGCGACGACGGCCAAGCCCTCGTGTTCGTCTCCTCCCGGCAGGACACCGTGCAGGCCGCCAAGAAGGCCCGCGACGAAATCGGCGAGCGCGACATCCCGATGGGCGCGCGCGGCGACTACGACTTTCACAACGACGCCCAGGAGCTACAGAACGACACCCTCCGGAAGTCCGTCCTCGACGGCGTGGCGTTCCACCACGCCGGTCTCTCGAAGGGCGACAAGGACAGAGTCGAGGAGTGGTTCAAGCAGGGCAAGATTCAGCTCCTGTTCTCGACCTCCACGCTGGCGTGGGGCGTCAACCTCCCCGCCAGATGCGTCGTCCTGCGGGACACGAAGCTCCACGACCCCCTCGAAGGCGAAGTGGACATGAGTCCCCTCGACATCCTCCAGATGCTCGGCCGGGCGGGTCGCCCCGAATACGACGACGTAGGCTACGGCTGGGTCGTCTGCGACCACTCGGAGGCCGACAAGTACCGCAGGCTCCTCCGGGAGGGGAAGGAAATCGAGTCCCGACTCGCCGAGGGTCCCGATTCGGGAGACTCGGGATCGCGTCGGAGTTCGTCCGGCGGCGACTTGGACGCCCACCTCAACGCCGAGATAGCGATGGGGACCATCCGGGACCTCGGCGACGTCATCGACTGGCTCGAAACCACGTTCTACTACGTCCGCGCGAAGTCGAACCCCGACGCCTACGGTCTCGACGACCTGCAAGCCGACCTCCGGACGCGGGTCCGAGAGGCGCTCGAACGACTCGACAGTCGGGGCTTCGTGGACATCGGCGACGACCTGAGCGTCTCGGCGACGCCCCTCGGCCGACTCGCCTCGAAGTTCTACCTCCGACTCGACACCGCGGGCGAGTTCCACGACCTCGCTCGACGGGAGGAAATCGAGACCGGCGACGTCCTCCGGACCGTCGCGGACGCCGCGGAGTTCGACAGCGTGAGCGCCCGCCAGTCCGAACGCGAGGCGGTCGATTCGGTCCTCGTGGGACAGGACGCGGGCGAGTTGGAACCCGGCGCGCGCAAGGTGCTGGCCATCCTTCGCTCCACGATGACGGGCACGACCCCCGGCGAACTCCGGAGCGACGCGTGGGTCATCACCCAAAACGCGCTCCGACTGCTCGCCGCGCTCAGAGCTTTCCTCGAACGATTCGACCGACCGCGCGCCGCCAACCTCGCGCGACGGATAGAGGCCCGCATCGAACACGGCGTCAGTTCCGACGCGGTGGGACTGACCGCCATCGACGGCGTGGGGTCGGGCCGCGCGAGCAAGTTGGCCAAGGAGGGAATCGCCGCGCCCGCCGACGTGCGCGAGGCCGGCGAGGACGGTCTCGTGGACGCCGGTCTCTCGGCGGGGGTCGCCGAGGCGGTCCTCGAAAGCGCGAGCGACCTCCCCCGGATTTCGGTCTCGTGGGGCGCGTTCCCCGACGCCATCGCCCGCGGCGAGAACGACATGCGGGAGGTAACCGTCCGCAACGCCGGCGACGGGACCCAAGTCGGGATTCGCGTGACGGTCAACGGCGTCGAGATGACCGAGACGACGACCTACCTCGACGGCGAGACGACCGTCCCGGTCGGGGTCTTCGGCGGGACCGACGACGAGATGGAGTACGTCGTCGAGGTCGCGTTCCCCGAGTTACCGCTGCTCCCCGTGACCGACTCGCGGACCGTCGGCGTCGAATAG